Proteins from a genomic interval of Dunckerocampus dactyliophorus isolate RoL2022-P2 chromosome 5, RoL_Ddac_1.1, whole genome shotgun sequence:
- the LOC129180975 gene encoding neuronal cell adhesion molecule-like isoform X3, with the protein MRAPASVSLNAPVRVCVRVCSREESRAGRQERDSIQRGGSRASPRVDTLNEDSRQGRRRRLKETEWWTAATRLRGRLFCVRQRARVLSPCDPAQRGQTLMMARRRMMGGARSLMLVLLGHLASALDVPLDLPQPPTITHQSPKDYIIDPRESIVIHCEAKGKPHPSFSWTRNGSHFDVEQHANVHMKPHSGTLVVDISRERAEHYEGVYQCTARNKHGTAISNNIVVRQPRSPLWSKEKIKPIIIQEGVSLKLPCRPPAGFPPPIVFWMDNNFQRLPQSNRVSQSLNGDLYFSNVLREDSRNDYICYARFPHTQTIQQKQPITVKVLTLDAINDTMAAFYNDTDLFREEPVDERRPTFVVPSVPSSSKMVLHGQVLEMECIAEGLPTPDISWAKVSGELPATRASFLHYQKTLRVVNVSEADAGEYRCTARNRHGTAHHTVHVTVKAAPYWLSSAPENLVLAPGENGVLTCRASGTPKPDIQWAMNGIPVENSPKDPSRKVEDDTIIFSDVQMGSSAVYQCNISNEHGYLLANAFVNVLSEPPRVLTPANTVYQVIKNHPALMDCTSFGSPVPRITWFKDSRFGTLDAETHNVHDNGTLEIHVAQARNSGKYTCVAQNSLGIYENHVHLEVKEATRILKQPEYRVVQRGRSVVFECKVKHDPSLVPTMTWLKDHGELPDDESRFIVDSDSLTITGVTEGDAGVYTCIMNTTLDHDSASAELTVVERPEPPTDLELTDQKKRSVQLTWIPGDEHNSPVQKFVIQFEDTLHHHRGHWHNLTEVSGSKTTAHLKLSPYVHYTFRVLAVNSMGVSRPSLPSKTYKTEAAAPDENPADVHGFGTEHDNLVISWKPLSGLQANGPGLHYRVMWRQKLLDSEWTAVTVANNSKFVVSGTPTFAPYEIKVQAVNDYGAAPEPAVAHGYSGEDLPVAAPDSVRAYVLNSTLAEVHWEPVPPKLIRGYLKGYQVYYWRERSLHKHNGHHTEKQILTFSRNHSHAKLPGLHPFSLYSFNVRVYNGKGEGPPSATQQFETPEGVPGAPSSLTVTNANVDSLSLDWKPPRERNGVLMGYTLKYQPVNSSNELGPEEELALAANDTSVTLLNLKSSTRYKFYLNAKTHIGAGPAVTQEAVTVTDEAPAASPFGSVNSSVGEDGALITWEYRGPEKSISLEYIADNSEDQVWQKEAVNASHSFVLRGLKEGVSYRVRLVAKGAADREPRRSEELTVTVPAVASRQVDIATQGWFIGLMCAIALLILILLIICFIQRNKGGKYPVKEKEDAHTDPEFQPMKDEDCTFGEYSDNEDHKPLKGSRTPSSGTVKRDDSDDSLVDYGEGGDGQFNEDGSFIGQYSGQSASRDAAECPQSSEAPSPINPMNSLNSFV; encoded by the exons CGTGAGGCAACGTGCACGTGTCCTCTCACCGTGTGACCCGGCACAGAGGGGGCAGACCCTGATGATggcgaggaggaggatgatgggCGGGGCTCGCTCGCTGATGCTGGTCTTGCTGGGACACCTCGCCAGCGCTCTGGACGTCCCACTAGACC TGCCGCAGCCGCCCACCATAACCCACCAGTCCCCCAAAGATTACATCATCGACCCCCGGGAGAGCATCGTCATCCACTGTGAAGCAAAAGGGAAGCCCCATCCCAG TTTCTCCTGGACCAGAAACGGAAGCCACTTTGATGTGGAGCAGCACGCCAACGTGCACATGAAGCCGCACTCGGGCACGCTGGTGGTGGACATCAGCAGAGAGAGGGCGGAGCATTACGAGGGCGTGTACCAGTGCACGGCCAGGAACAAGCACGGAACCGCCATTTCCAACAACATTGTGGTGCGACAGCCCA GGTCGCCCCTGTGGTCCAAAGAAAAGATCAAGCCAATCATCATCCAGGAGGGCGTGTCCTTGAAGTTGCCATGTCGACCCCCTGCTGGCTTCCCCCCTCCCATCGTCTTCTGGATGGACAACA ACTTCCAAAGGTTGCCTCAGAGCAACCGGGTGTCGCAGTCCCTGAACGGGGACCTGTACTTCTCCAACGTGCTGCGTGAGGACTCCCGCAACGACTACATCTGCTACGCCCGCTTCCCGCACACGCAGACCATCCAGCAGAAGCAGCCCATCACCGTCAAGGTCCTCACCC TGGATGCAATCAATGACACAATGGCAGCTTTTTACAATGACACTGATTTATTTCGTG AGGAGCCAGTAGATGAGAGGAGGCCCACGTTTGTCGTCCCGTCCGTTCCCTCCAGCTCCAAGATGGTGCTCCATGGCCAGGTGCTGGAGATGGAGTGCATCGCAGAAGGACT GCCCACTCCTGACATCTCCTGGGCCAAAGTGAGCGGCGAGCTCCCAGCCACGCGAGCGTCCTTCCTGCACTACCAGAAAACGCTGCGGGTGGTCAACGTGTCGGAAGCGGACGCGGGGGAATATCGCTGCACCGCCAGAAACCGGCACGGCACGGCGCACCACACCGTCCACGTCACCGTCAAAG CCGCTCCATATTGGCTCAGCAGTGCTCCCGAGAACCTGGTCCTGGCGCCAGGAGAGAACGGCGTGCTGACATGCAGGGCCAGCGGTACACCCAAGCCCGACATCCAGTGGGCCATGAATGGCATCCCCGTAGAGA ATTCCCCGAAGGACCCGAGCCGTAAAGTGGAGGACGATACCATCATCTTCAGTGACGTGCAGATGGGATCCAGCGCCGTGTACCAGTGTAACATCTCCAATGAACACGGGTACCTGCTGGCCAACGCCTTTGTCAACGTCCTAT CCGAGCCGCCCAGAGTGCTGACGCCGGCCAACACAGTCTACCAGGTCATCAAGAACCACCCGGCCCTGATGGACTGCACGTCCTTTGGCTCGCCTGTCCCCCGGATCACATG GTTCAAGGACAGCCGTTTCGGGACCCTCGATGCTGAGACGCACAACGTGCACGACAACGGAACTTTAGAAATCCACGTCGCTCAGGCCAGAAATAGCGGGAAGTATACCTGCGTGGCCCAAAACTCCCTCGGCATTTACGAGAATCACGTCCACCTGGAGGTCAAAG AAGCGACTCGCATCCTGAAGCAGCCGGAGTACCGAGTGGTCCAGCGGGGCAGGTCGGTGGTGTTTGAGTGCAAAGTGAAGCATGACCCGTCGCTGGTGCCCACCATGACCTGGCTCAAAGACCATGGAGAGCTGCCCGACGATGAGAG CAGATTCATCGTCGACTCCGACAGCCTCACCATTACCGGCGTGACGGAGGGCGACGCTGGCGTGTACACATGCATCATGAACACAACTCTGGATCACGACTCCGCCAGTGCCGAGCTCACTGTTGTTG AGCGACCCGAACCTCCGACTGACCTCGAGCTGACCGACCAGAAAAAGAGGAGCGTTCAACTCACGTGGATTCCCGGGGATGAGCATAACAGTCCTGTTCAAA AGTTTGTGATCCAGTTCGAGGACACCCTCCATCACCACCGAGGTCACTGGCACAATCTGACGGAGGTGTCAGGAAGCAAGACCACAGCCCACCTCAAGCTGTCTCCTTACGTCCACTACACCTTCAGAGTCTTAGCCGTCAATTCCATGGGGGTCAGCCGGCCCAGTCTGCCCTCCAAGACGTACAAGACGGAGGCTGCAG CTCCAGATGAGAATCCAGCAGATGTGCATGGATTTGGAACAGAACATGACAATCTTGTCATCTCATGGAAG CCTCTGTCAGGCCTGCAGGCCAACGGACCAGGACTGCACTATCGAGTCATGTGGAGGCAGAAGCTGCTGGACAGCGAGTGGACCGCTGTGACCGTAGCAAACAACTCCAAGTTTGTGGTGTCTGGAACACCTACGTTCGCTCCGTACGAGATCAAAGTTCAAGCGGTGAATGACTACGGCGCGGCACCTGAGCCTGCCGTTGCTCACGGCTACTCTGGTGAAGATC TACCCGTTGCTGCTCCAGACTCGGTGCGGGCATATGTGTTGAACAGCACCCTGGCAGAGGTCCACTGGGAGCCTGTGCCTCCCAAACTGATACGTGGATACCTGAAAGGATATCAG GTGTACTACTGGAGAGAGCGCAGCCTCCACAAACATAACGGCCATCACACGGAGAAGCAGATCCTGACCTTCAGCAGGAACCACAGCCACGCCAAGCTGCCTGGCCTGCACCCGTTTAGCCTCTACTCCTTCAACGTCAGGGTCTACAACGGCAAGGGGGAGGGGCCCCCGAGTGCCACCCAGCAGTTTGAGACGCCAGAAGGAG TTCCTGGAGCTCCTTCCTCCCTGACTGTCACCAACGCCAACGTGGACTCCCTGAGCCTGGACTGGAAGCCTCCTCGTGAGCGCAATGGAGTCCTGATGGGCTACACCCTCAAATACCAGCCAG TCAATAGCTCCAATGAGCTGGGTCCAGAGGAGGAGCTGGCCCTGGCCGCCAATGACACCTCGGTCACTTTGCTCAACCTCAAGTCCAGCACGCGCTACAAGTTTTACTTGAATGCCAAAACGCACATAGGGGCGGGCCCGGCCGTTACACAGGAAGCGGTCACCGTCACGGATGAAG CCCCGGCGGCGAGTCCTTTCGGGAGCGTTAATTCCTCCGTGGGCGAGGACGGGGCCCTGATCACTTGGGAGTACCGGGGCCCGGAGAAAAGCATTTCTTTAGAGTACATAGCGGACAACA GTGAAGACCAGGTGTGGCAGAAAGAGGCGGTGAACGCCTCTCACAGCTTTGTGCTGAGGGGCCTCAAGGAGGGTGTCTCCTATAGGGTGCGCTTGGTGGCCAAAGGTGCGGCCGACCGAGAGCCCCGCCGCTCTGAGGAGCTCACGGTGACGGTGCCAG CCGTGGCCAGCAGACAGGTGGACATCGCCACGCAGGGTTGGTTCATTGGCCTTATGTGTGCCATCgccctcctcatcctcatcctcctcatcatcTGCTTCATCCAGAGGAACAAGGGAGGCAAATATCCAG TCAAAGAGAAGGAGGACGCTCACACAGATCCAGAGTTCCAGCCCATGAAGGATGAGGACTGTACCTTTGGGGAATACAG CGACAATGAGGACCATAAACCATTAAAAGGGAGCCGCACGCCATCGAGCGGGACGGTTAAGCGGGACGACAGTGACGACAGTTTAGTGGACTACGGGGAAGGAGGAGACGGACAGTTCAACGAGGACGGCTCCTTTATCGGCCAGTATAGCGGACAGAGTGCCAGCCGGGACGCCGCCGAGTGCCCCCAGAGCTCGGAGGCGCCGTCCCCGATTAACCCCATGAACTCCTTGAACTCTTTCGTGTGA
- the LOC129180975 gene encoding neuronal cell adhesion molecule-like isoform X1, with protein sequence MRAPASVSLNAPVRVCVRVCSREESRAGRQERDSIQRGGSRASPRVDTLNEDSRQGRRRRLKETEWWTAATRLRGRLFCVRQRARVLSPCDPAQRGQTLMMARRRMMGGARSLMLVLLGHLASALDVPLDLPQPPTITHQSPKDYIIDPRESIVIHCEAKGKPHPSFSWTRNGSHFDVEQHANVHMKPHSGTLVVDISRERAEHYEGVYQCTARNKHGTAISNNIVVRQPRSPLWSKEKIKPIIIQEGVSLKLPCRPPAGFPPPIVFWMDNNFQRLPQSNRVSQSLNGDLYFSNVLREDSRNDYICYARFPHTQTIQQKQPITVKVLTLDAINDTMAAFYNDTDLFREEPVDERRPTFVVPSVPSSSKMVLHGQVLEMECIAEGLPTPDISWAKVSGELPATRASFLHYQKTLRVVNVSEADAGEYRCTARNRHGTAHHTVHVTVKAAPYWLSSAPENLVLAPGENGVLTCRASGTPKPDIQWAMNGIPVENSPKDPSRKVEDDTIIFSDVQMGSSAVYQCNISNEHGYLLANAFVNVLSEPPRVLTPANTVYQVIKNHPALMDCTSFGSPVPRITWFKDSRFGTLDAETHNVHDNGTLEIHVAQARNSGKYTCVAQNSLGIYENHVHLEVKEATRILKQPEYRVVQRGRSVVFECKVKHDPSLVPTMTWLKDHGELPDDESRFIVDSDSLTITGVTEGDAGVYTCIMNTTLDHDSASAELTVVEVTPTLSVVNERPEPPTDLELTDQKKRSVQLTWIPGDEHNSPVQKFVIQFEDTLHHHRGHWHNLTEVSGSKTTAHLKLSPYVHYTFRVLAVNSMGVSRPSLPSKTYKTEAAAPDENPADVHGFGTEHDNLVISWKPLSGLQANGPGLHYRVMWRQKLLDSEWTAVTVANNSKFVVSGTPTFAPYEIKVQAVNDYGAAPEPAVAHGYSGEDLPVAAPDSVRAYVLNSTLAEVHWEPVPPKLIRGYLKGYQVYYWRERSLHKHNGHHTEKQILTFSRNHSHAKLPGLHPFSLYSFNVRVYNGKGEGPPSATQQFETPEGVPGAPSSLTVTNANVDSLSLDWKPPRERNGVLMGYTLKYQPVNSSNELGPEEELALAANDTSVTLLNLKSSTRYKFYLNAKTHIGAGPAVTQEAVTVTDEAPAASPFGSVNSSVGEDGALITWEYRGPEKSISLEYIADNSEDQVWQKEAVNASHSFVLRGLKEGVSYRVRLVAKGAADREPRRSEELTVTVPAVASRQVDIATQGWFIGLMCAIALLILILLIICFIQRNKGGKYPVKEKEDAHTDPEFQPMKDEDCTFGEYSDNEDHKPLKGSRTPSSGTVKRDDSDDSLVDYGEGGDGQFNEDGSFIGQYSGQSASRDAAECPQSSEAPSPINPMNSLNSFV encoded by the exons CGTGAGGCAACGTGCACGTGTCCTCTCACCGTGTGACCCGGCACAGAGGGGGCAGACCCTGATGATggcgaggaggaggatgatgggCGGGGCTCGCTCGCTGATGCTGGTCTTGCTGGGACACCTCGCCAGCGCTCTGGACGTCCCACTAGACC TGCCGCAGCCGCCCACCATAACCCACCAGTCCCCCAAAGATTACATCATCGACCCCCGGGAGAGCATCGTCATCCACTGTGAAGCAAAAGGGAAGCCCCATCCCAG TTTCTCCTGGACCAGAAACGGAAGCCACTTTGATGTGGAGCAGCACGCCAACGTGCACATGAAGCCGCACTCGGGCACGCTGGTGGTGGACATCAGCAGAGAGAGGGCGGAGCATTACGAGGGCGTGTACCAGTGCACGGCCAGGAACAAGCACGGAACCGCCATTTCCAACAACATTGTGGTGCGACAGCCCA GGTCGCCCCTGTGGTCCAAAGAAAAGATCAAGCCAATCATCATCCAGGAGGGCGTGTCCTTGAAGTTGCCATGTCGACCCCCTGCTGGCTTCCCCCCTCCCATCGTCTTCTGGATGGACAACA ACTTCCAAAGGTTGCCTCAGAGCAACCGGGTGTCGCAGTCCCTGAACGGGGACCTGTACTTCTCCAACGTGCTGCGTGAGGACTCCCGCAACGACTACATCTGCTACGCCCGCTTCCCGCACACGCAGACCATCCAGCAGAAGCAGCCCATCACCGTCAAGGTCCTCACCC TGGATGCAATCAATGACACAATGGCAGCTTTTTACAATGACACTGATTTATTTCGTG AGGAGCCAGTAGATGAGAGGAGGCCCACGTTTGTCGTCCCGTCCGTTCCCTCCAGCTCCAAGATGGTGCTCCATGGCCAGGTGCTGGAGATGGAGTGCATCGCAGAAGGACT GCCCACTCCTGACATCTCCTGGGCCAAAGTGAGCGGCGAGCTCCCAGCCACGCGAGCGTCCTTCCTGCACTACCAGAAAACGCTGCGGGTGGTCAACGTGTCGGAAGCGGACGCGGGGGAATATCGCTGCACCGCCAGAAACCGGCACGGCACGGCGCACCACACCGTCCACGTCACCGTCAAAG CCGCTCCATATTGGCTCAGCAGTGCTCCCGAGAACCTGGTCCTGGCGCCAGGAGAGAACGGCGTGCTGACATGCAGGGCCAGCGGTACACCCAAGCCCGACATCCAGTGGGCCATGAATGGCATCCCCGTAGAGA ATTCCCCGAAGGACCCGAGCCGTAAAGTGGAGGACGATACCATCATCTTCAGTGACGTGCAGATGGGATCCAGCGCCGTGTACCAGTGTAACATCTCCAATGAACACGGGTACCTGCTGGCCAACGCCTTTGTCAACGTCCTAT CCGAGCCGCCCAGAGTGCTGACGCCGGCCAACACAGTCTACCAGGTCATCAAGAACCACCCGGCCCTGATGGACTGCACGTCCTTTGGCTCGCCTGTCCCCCGGATCACATG GTTCAAGGACAGCCGTTTCGGGACCCTCGATGCTGAGACGCACAACGTGCACGACAACGGAACTTTAGAAATCCACGTCGCTCAGGCCAGAAATAGCGGGAAGTATACCTGCGTGGCCCAAAACTCCCTCGGCATTTACGAGAATCACGTCCACCTGGAGGTCAAAG AAGCGACTCGCATCCTGAAGCAGCCGGAGTACCGAGTGGTCCAGCGGGGCAGGTCGGTGGTGTTTGAGTGCAAAGTGAAGCATGACCCGTCGCTGGTGCCCACCATGACCTGGCTCAAAGACCATGGAGAGCTGCCCGACGATGAGAG CAGATTCATCGTCGACTCCGACAGCCTCACCATTACCGGCGTGACGGAGGGCGACGCTGGCGTGTACACATGCATCATGAACACAACTCTGGATCACGACTCCGCCAGTGCCGAGCTCACTGTTGTTG AGGTCACCCCCACGCTGTCTGTTGTCAACG AGCGACCCGAACCTCCGACTGACCTCGAGCTGACCGACCAGAAAAAGAGGAGCGTTCAACTCACGTGGATTCCCGGGGATGAGCATAACAGTCCTGTTCAAA AGTTTGTGATCCAGTTCGAGGACACCCTCCATCACCACCGAGGTCACTGGCACAATCTGACGGAGGTGTCAGGAAGCAAGACCACAGCCCACCTCAAGCTGTCTCCTTACGTCCACTACACCTTCAGAGTCTTAGCCGTCAATTCCATGGGGGTCAGCCGGCCCAGTCTGCCCTCCAAGACGTACAAGACGGAGGCTGCAG CTCCAGATGAGAATCCAGCAGATGTGCATGGATTTGGAACAGAACATGACAATCTTGTCATCTCATGGAAG CCTCTGTCAGGCCTGCAGGCCAACGGACCAGGACTGCACTATCGAGTCATGTGGAGGCAGAAGCTGCTGGACAGCGAGTGGACCGCTGTGACCGTAGCAAACAACTCCAAGTTTGTGGTGTCTGGAACACCTACGTTCGCTCCGTACGAGATCAAAGTTCAAGCGGTGAATGACTACGGCGCGGCACCTGAGCCTGCCGTTGCTCACGGCTACTCTGGTGAAGATC TACCCGTTGCTGCTCCAGACTCGGTGCGGGCATATGTGTTGAACAGCACCCTGGCAGAGGTCCACTGGGAGCCTGTGCCTCCCAAACTGATACGTGGATACCTGAAAGGATATCAG GTGTACTACTGGAGAGAGCGCAGCCTCCACAAACATAACGGCCATCACACGGAGAAGCAGATCCTGACCTTCAGCAGGAACCACAGCCACGCCAAGCTGCCTGGCCTGCACCCGTTTAGCCTCTACTCCTTCAACGTCAGGGTCTACAACGGCAAGGGGGAGGGGCCCCCGAGTGCCACCCAGCAGTTTGAGACGCCAGAAGGAG TTCCTGGAGCTCCTTCCTCCCTGACTGTCACCAACGCCAACGTGGACTCCCTGAGCCTGGACTGGAAGCCTCCTCGTGAGCGCAATGGAGTCCTGATGGGCTACACCCTCAAATACCAGCCAG TCAATAGCTCCAATGAGCTGGGTCCAGAGGAGGAGCTGGCCCTGGCCGCCAATGACACCTCGGTCACTTTGCTCAACCTCAAGTCCAGCACGCGCTACAAGTTTTACTTGAATGCCAAAACGCACATAGGGGCGGGCCCGGCCGTTACACAGGAAGCGGTCACCGTCACGGATGAAG CCCCGGCGGCGAGTCCTTTCGGGAGCGTTAATTCCTCCGTGGGCGAGGACGGGGCCCTGATCACTTGGGAGTACCGGGGCCCGGAGAAAAGCATTTCTTTAGAGTACATAGCGGACAACA GTGAAGACCAGGTGTGGCAGAAAGAGGCGGTGAACGCCTCTCACAGCTTTGTGCTGAGGGGCCTCAAGGAGGGTGTCTCCTATAGGGTGCGCTTGGTGGCCAAAGGTGCGGCCGACCGAGAGCCCCGCCGCTCTGAGGAGCTCACGGTGACGGTGCCAG CCGTGGCCAGCAGACAGGTGGACATCGCCACGCAGGGTTGGTTCATTGGCCTTATGTGTGCCATCgccctcctcatcctcatcctcctcatcatcTGCTTCATCCAGAGGAACAAGGGAGGCAAATATCCAG TCAAAGAGAAGGAGGACGCTCACACAGATCCAGAGTTCCAGCCCATGAAGGATGAGGACTGTACCTTTGGGGAATACAG CGACAATGAGGACCATAAACCATTAAAAGGGAGCCGCACGCCATCGAGCGGGACGGTTAAGCGGGACGACAGTGACGACAGTTTAGTGGACTACGGGGAAGGAGGAGACGGACAGTTCAACGAGGACGGCTCCTTTATCGGCCAGTATAGCGGACAGAGTGCCAGCCGGGACGCCGCCGAGTGCCCCCAGAGCTCGGAGGCGCCGTCCCCGATTAACCCCATGAACTCCTTGAACTCTTTCGTGTGA